The following coding sequences are from one Pasteurellaceae bacterium RH1A window:
- a CDS encoding peptide chain release factor 2 — MFEINPLKNQLADLLQRTNVLRGIFDFDHKVERLEEVNAELEQPDIWNEPEKAQALGKERAALEAVVDTIKALDQGIEDAEGLIELALEAEDEETFNEAVAEAAQLEEKLALLEFRRMFSGQHDAADCYVDLQAGSGGTEAQDWTEMLLRMYLRWAESKGFKCELMEVSDGDVAGLKSATVKVSGDYAFGWLRTETGIHRLVRKSPFDSNNRRHTSFAAVFIYPEVDEDIDIEINPADLRIDVYRASGAGGQHVNKTESAVRITHMPSGIVVQCQNGRSQHQNKDQAMKQLKAKLFELEMMKKNAEKQALEESKSDIGWGSQIRSYVLDDARIKDLRTGVENRNTQAVLDGDLDKFIEASLKAGL; from the coding sequence ATGTTTGAAATCAACCCCTTAAAAAACCAACTCGCTGATCTGCTCCAACGCACCAATGTGCTTCGGGGTATCTTTGACTTTGACCACAAGGTCGAACGCTTAGAAGAGGTTAATGCCGAATTAGAACAGCCTGATATTTGGAATGAACCCGAAAAGGCCCAGGCCCTAGGCAAGGAGCGGGCGGCTCTAGAGGCCGTGGTAGATACCATCAAGGCCCTTGATCAGGGCATTGAAGATGCAGAAGGTTTAATTGAGCTGGCCCTTGAAGCGGAGGATGAAGAAACCTTCAATGAAGCTGTGGCTGAGGCCGCCCAACTGGAAGAAAAATTGGCCCTGTTAGAGTTCCGCCGTATGTTTAGCGGCCAGCATGATGCGGCCGATTGTTATGTGGATCTCCAAGCGGGATCTGGTGGAACAGAGGCCCAAGACTGGACGGAAATGCTCCTGCGGATGTACCTGCGTTGGGCTGAAAGCAAGGGCTTTAAGTGTGAACTGATGGAAGTGTCTGACGGCGATGTGGCCGGCCTTAAGTCTGCGACAGTTAAGGTCTCAGGAGACTATGCCTTTGGTTGGTTGCGGACAGAAACCGGCATCCATCGCCTGGTGCGGAAAAGCCCCTTCGACTCCAACAACCGCCGCCACACCTCCTTTGCTGCGGTCTTTATCTATCCTGAAGTGGATGAGGATATTGACATCGAAATCAACCCGGCTGACCTGCGGATTGACGTTTACCGGGCTTCAGGGGCGGGCGGCCAGCACGTCAATAAAACCGAGTCTGCTGTGCGGATCACTCATATGCCATCGGGCATTGTGGTTCAGTGCCAGAACGGCCGTTCCCAGCACCAAAACAAGGATCAGGCCATGAAGCAGCTCAAGGCCAAGCTCTTTGAGTTGGAAATGATGAAAAAGAATGCAGAAAAGCAGGCCCTGGAAGAAAGCAAGTCAGACATCGGCTGGGGTAGCCAAATCCGTTCCTATGTGTTGGATGATGCCCGTATTAAAGATCTCCGCACTGGTGTGGAAAACCGCAATACCCAGGCGGTACTGGATGGCGACTTAGATAAGTTTATCGAAGCCAGCCTAAAAGCGGGTTTGTAA
- a CDS encoding lysine-sensitive aspartokinase 3 (catalyzes the formation of 4-phospho-L-aspartate from L-aspartate and ATP; functions in amino acid biosynthesis; lysine sensitive) — protein sequence MSHLSVAKFGGTSVANFDAMSLCANIVTADPNTKVVVLSASAGVTNFLVELANGCDKPRREEILQSVRTIQYNIIEKLQNPQAVAADVDAFLDHIEALAESASLATSNALTDELICHGEMMSTKIFTQLLKERDYPAVWVDVREVVATDSNFGKAAPNDEKTQAQSDALIKPLIAEGKIVITQGFIGRDDEGKTTTLGRGGSDYSAALLAEVLNANDVLIWTDVAGIYTTDPRIAPKAQRIDTMSFNEAAEMATFGAKVLHPATLLPAVRSNIPVYVGSSKAPEQGGTWVTRDPQPRPTFRAIALRRNQILVTLSSLSMLHAQGFLANVFNILAKHKISVDVITTSEVSVALTLDKTGSASSGAEMLSRELLDELSNHCNVQVEQDLALVAIIGNNLHTQSGVAKQLFQTLENHNIRLISYGASTNNVCTLVRNDEADEVVRGLHLALFE from the coding sequence ATGTCTCATCTTTCTGTGGCTAAATTTGGTGGTACAAGCGTTGCTAATTTTGATGCAATGTCCCTGTGTGCAAATATCGTAACAGCAGATCCTAACACCAAGGTGGTGGTCTTATCCGCCTCTGCCGGTGTTACCAACTTTTTGGTGGAGCTAGCCAACGGCTGCGACAAGCCTCGCCGTGAGGAAATCTTACAAAGCGTTCGCACCATTCAATACAATATCATTGAAAAATTGCAGAACCCGCAAGCCGTTGCGGCCGATGTGGATGCCTTTTTAGACCATATCGAAGCCCTGGCCGAATCTGCCAGCCTGGCCACCTCCAATGCCTTAACCGATGAACTTATCTGCCACGGCGAAATGATGTCCACCAAGATCTTCACCCAGCTCTTAAAAGAGCGTGACTACCCTGCCGTTTGGGTGGATGTGCGTGAAGTCGTAGCCACTGACAGCAACTTCGGCAAGGCAGCCCCTAATGATGAGAAAACCCAGGCCCAATCTGATGCCCTTATTAAGCCTTTGATTGCAGAAGGCAAGATCGTCATTACCCAAGGCTTTATCGGCCGTGATGATGAGGGCAAAACCACCACCCTAGGCCGGGGAGGCAGTGACTATTCTGCCGCCCTTTTAGCGGAAGTCCTCAATGCCAACGATGTCTTAATTTGGACAGACGTAGCCGGCATCTACACCACCGACCCACGCATTGCACCAAAGGCCCAACGCATTGACACCATGAGCTTTAACGAAGCCGCTGAAATGGCTACCTTCGGGGCAAAAGTGCTACACCCTGCTACACTTTTACCTGCCGTTCGCAGCAATATTCCTGTTTATGTTGGCTCAAGTAAGGCCCCAGAACAAGGCGGCACCTGGGTAACCCGTGATCCACAACCTCGCCCAACCTTCCGAGCCATTGCGTTACGTCGTAACCAAATTTTGGTCACGCTTTCTAGCCTCAGCATGTTGCATGCTCAAGGCTTCTTGGCTAACGTGTTCAATATCTTGGCCAAACACAAGATTTCAGTGGATGTGATTACCACATCAGAAGTCAGCGTTGCCCTCACCCTAGACAAGACAGGTTCTGCCTCTTCTGGGGCAGAAATGCTTTCTCGTGAACTCTTGGACGAGTTAAGCAACCACTGCAACGTGCAAGTGGAACAGGACTTGGCCTTAGTTGCTATTATCGGCAACAACCTCCACACCCAATCCGGCGTGGCCAAGCAGCTCTTCCAAACCCTGGAAAACCACAATATCCGCTTAATCAGCTACGGGGCCAGCACCAACAATGTTTGCACCCTAGTACGTAATGATGAAGCCGATGAAGTGGTGCGTGGCCTGCATTTGGCTCTTTTTGAATAA
- a CDS encoding cold shock domain protein CspD: MELGFVKWFNNAKGFGFITSECFEGDIFAHFSAIEGEGYRSLKMGQKVHFEFNNGDKGALATRIVPVKE, from the coding sequence ATGGAACTTGGATTTGTCAAATGGTTCAATAATGCCAAAGGGTTTGGATTTATTACCTCAGAATGCTTTGAGGGAGATATTTTTGCGCATTTTTCAGCAATTGAGGGGGAGGGATACCGTTCCTTAAAAATGGGCCAGAAGGTGCATTTCGAGTTTAACAACGGGGATAAGGGCGCCCTGGCCACACGCATTGTGCCGGTTAAAGAATAA
- a CDS encoding purine permease, with product MNNNLLYLVEDKPPFGLSLLLAAQHLLAALGGIIAVPLVLGNVLQLPTEDTIILVNAALLVSGVVTFIQCRGLGPIGIRLPSVMGTSFTFVAAALAIGFSDAGVGGILGASLVASLVMIIGSFFMPYIRKLFPPVVTGTVVMMIGLSLIPVAVDWFAGGQRGDANYASPENLMMATFVLILVVALVQWGKGIFAASAIVIGMMVGYVVALFLGWVNFDGVKNAQLFALPQPLHFGLSFPISGIIGMSIAYLVTIVESSGNFLALGNATKTEITGNHLRGGVLCDGLGSALAAVMSTTPFSSFSQNIGVISLTGVASRYVVALTGVLLVLAGLFPVFGALIVSIPLPVLGGAGLMMFAMIIAAGIQMLDSIERSKRNGLIIAISIGCGLAVTTRPELLDKLPSFFKEVFGSGITVGAILALVLNLVLPQDKKAA from the coding sequence ATGAATAACAATTTACTCTACTTGGTTGAAGATAAACCACCCTTCGGCTTAAGTTTACTGCTTGCCGCTCAACACTTGCTGGCCGCCCTGGGCGGGATCATTGCCGTGCCATTGGTCTTGGGCAATGTTCTCCAACTTCCAACAGAAGACACCATCATTTTAGTCAATGCCGCCCTACTGGTTTCAGGTGTAGTAACCTTTATCCAATGCCGTGGCCTTGGCCCCATTGGTATTCGCCTGCCAAGTGTGATGGGCACCAGCTTTACCTTCGTGGCCGCCGCTCTTGCCATTGGCTTTAGCGATGCTGGAGTAGGCGGGATCTTAGGGGCTTCCCTTGTCGCTTCCCTCGTGATGATTATCGGCAGCTTCTTTATGCCCTACATCCGCAAGCTCTTTCCACCTGTGGTCACGGGAACGGTAGTGATGATGATTGGCCTTAGCCTCATTCCTGTGGCAGTGGACTGGTTCGCCGGTGGCCAACGGGGTGATGCCAACTATGCCAGCCCAGAAAACCTCATGATGGCGACCTTTGTTCTTATCCTCGTAGTCGCCTTGGTCCAATGGGGCAAGGGGATTTTCGCAGCTTCTGCCATTGTGATTGGTATGATGGTGGGGTATGTGGTCGCCCTCTTCTTGGGTTGGGTAAACTTTGATGGCGTGAAAAATGCCCAACTGTTCGCCCTGCCGCAGCCCCTTCACTTTGGCCTGTCTTTCCCGATTTCAGGCATTATTGGCATGAGTATTGCCTATTTGGTGACCATTGTTGAGTCCAGCGGTAACTTCCTAGCCCTGGGCAACGCCACCAAAACCGAAATCACCGGCAACCACCTACGGGGCGGCGTGCTTTGTGATGGCTTGGGTTCAGCCCTGGCAGCGGTTATGTCCACCACGCCATTTTCTTCTTTCTCACAAAATATCGGCGTGATTTCCCTCACCGGTGTGGCCAGCCGTTATGTCGTGGCACTTACAGGCGTCCTACTTGTCCTTGCTGGCCTCTTCCCTGTTTTCGGTGCCTTGATTGTATCTATCCCGCTCCCAGTCCTAGGCGGCGCAGGCCTGATGATGTTTGCCATGATCATCGCAGCAGGCATCCAAATGCTAGACAGCATTGAACGCAGCAAACGCAACGGCTTGATTATTGCCATTTCCATCGGCTGTGGCTTAGCCGTTACCACCCGCCCAGAACTCTTGGACAAACTACCAAGCTTCTTCAAAGAAGTCTTTGGCTCAGGCATTACCGTGGGGGCTATCTTGGCCTTGGTCTTAAATTTGGTGCTGCCTCAAGATAAAAAAGCAGCTTAA
- a CDS encoding DNA starvation/stationary phase protection protein yields MTNAIGLNVETSNKVAAELNNLLASYQVFYMNVRGYHWNIKGVNFFELHAKFEEIYDDLVVKVDEVAERILTLGQRPENAFSEYLKVSRIKEHVGISNPRECLQGTLEGFQALLKQQREVMELAAEFGDEGTASQMSDYIKEQEKQVWMFSASAACGICEA; encoded by the coding sequence ATGACAAATGCAATTGGTTTAAATGTAGAAACTTCAAATAAAGTCGCCGCAGAATTAAATAACTTACTTGCTTCATACCAAGTATTTTATATGAACGTACGTGGTTATCACTGGAACATTAAGGGTGTAAACTTCTTTGAATTACACGCTAAATTTGAAGAAATCTATGATGATTTAGTCGTAAAAGTAGATGAAGTGGCAGAGCGTATTCTTACCCTTGGTCAACGCCCTGAAAACGCCTTCAGCGAATACTTAAAAGTTTCACGCATTAAAGAGCACGTTGGCATCAGCAACCCACGTGAATGCTTACAAGGCACACTAGAAGGCTTCCAAGCCCTACTTAAACAACAACGTGAAGTCATGGAATTGGCTGCTGAGTTCGGCGATGAAGGTACCGCTTCTCAAATGAGCGACTACATCAAAGAACAAGAAAAACAAGTTTGGATGTTCTCTGCTTCTGCTGCTTGTGGCATCTGTGAAGCCTAA
- a CDS encoding L-serine ammonia-lyase: protein MISVFDMFKVGIGPSSSHTVGPMKASKLFIDELRDSQKLAQVSRVQVDVYGSLSLTGRGHNTDIAIVLGLMGYLPDNVDVEAIEGLIEAVKTSGQITLDQAEPEFAKTIAFDFMGDMPFHHDFLSLHENGMRLSAFAGETLLLTRTFYSIGGGFIVEESQFGHEAEGGQKVPFPYQYAADMLQHCKQQGLPISSIMLKNEQALRSKQEISDYLQKIWQTMDACIQRGLNTEGLLPGPLKVVRRASLLRRSLEASSKLNNDPMQIVDWVNMFALAVNEENAAGGRVVTAPTNGACGIVPAVFAYYREFIAHPTAETIERYLLATSFIGSLYKMNASISGAEVGCQGEVGVACSMAAAGLTEIMGGSPEQVCIAAEIAMEHNLGLTCDPVGGQVQVPCIERNAIASVKAINASRMALKTTNAPRVSLDKVIETMLETGKDMNAKYRETSTGGLAIKVVPCD from the coding sequence ATGATTAGTGTGTTTGATATGTTTAAAGTGGGGATTGGGCCGTCTAGTTCCCACACGGTTGGCCCAATGAAGGCCAGTAAGCTCTTTATTGATGAACTGCGTGACAGCCAAAAATTGGCCCAGGTCAGCCGTGTCCAGGTGGATGTTTATGGATCGCTTTCCCTTACGGGCCGTGGGCATAATACTGATATTGCTATTGTCTTGGGCTTGATGGGCTATTTGCCAGATAATGTGGATGTTGAAGCCATTGAGGGTTTGATTGAGGCCGTGAAAACCAGCGGCCAAATCACGCTCGACCAAGCAGAACCAGAATTCGCCAAAACCATCGCCTTTGATTTTATGGGCGATATGCCTTTCCACCACGATTTTTTATCTTTGCATGAAAACGGTATGCGTTTAAGTGCCTTTGCAGGCGAAACCTTGCTTTTGACCCGCACCTTCTATTCTATCGGTGGCGGTTTTATTGTGGAAGAAAGCCAGTTTGGCCATGAAGCCGAAGGCGGGCAAAAAGTGCCTTTCCCTTACCAATATGCCGCTGATATGCTCCAACACTGCAAGCAACAGGGCTTGCCTATTTCCAGCATTATGCTGAAAAACGAACAGGCCTTGCGTTCCAAACAAGAGATCAGCGATTACCTGCAAAAAATCTGGCAAACCATGGATGCCTGTATCCAACGTGGCCTAAACACAGAGGGCTTACTGCCTGGCCCGCTAAAAGTGGTTCGTCGTGCCAGCCTATTGCGCCGCTCGTTGGAGGCTTCTAGCAAATTAAATAACGATCCTATGCAGATCGTGGATTGGGTCAATATGTTCGCCCTGGCGGTAAACGAAGAAAATGCCGCAGGCGGGCGAGTTGTAACCGCTCCAACCAACGGGGCTTGTGGCATTGTGCCGGCCGTCTTCGCCTATTACCGTGAATTTATCGCCCATCCAACAGCTGAAACCATTGAACGTTATTTACTGGCCACCAGTTTTATCGGCTCACTCTATAAAATGAATGCCTCAATTTCAGGAGCAGAAGTGGGCTGCCAGGGCGAGGTGGGCGTGGCCTGTTCCATGGCCGCCGCAGGCTTAACTGAAATTATGGGTGGCAGCCCGGAACAGGTTTGTATTGCAGCGGAAATCGCCATGGAACACAACCTGGGCTTAACCTGCGACCCTGTCGGCGGCCAAGTGCAAGTGCCGTGTATTGAACGCAATGCCATCGCTTCCGTAAAAGCCATCAACGCCAGCCGCATGGCCCTGAAAACCACCAATGCCCCACGGGTAAGTTTGGATAAGGTCATTGAAACCATGCTAGAAACGGGTAAGGACATGAACGCCAAATACCGTGAAACCTCAACAGGCGGCTTGGCCATTAAGGTTGTGCCGTGTGATTAG
- a CDS encoding serine/threonine protein kinase: MSNLKLTVAMNGMPVGEWRKLANGATEFQYFKGWIASEKARAISLSLPLSGKPYRGDQVYNFFDNLLPDSELIRSRIQQRFQVSTKHPFDLLSVIGQDCVGAIQLYQEGKSRPVRRIYAEPLSESEIESLLKNYQYSPLGMQNHEDFRISLAGAQEKTALLLHNNQWCRPLHTTPTSHIFKLPIGMVGQGQLDLSKSCENEWLCLKLMKMFGLAVPEADIMHFGDTTVLVVKRFDRRWSKRESWLVRLPQEDFCQALNIAPARKYESDGGPSMGQILSVLNGSVTPVEDRKHFLKAQIVFWLLCAIDGHAKNFSLFLEQGNRYRLTPFYDVISAYPLISEKTLQKQKVKMAMAWQGENKHYLWHKIQPRHFYSTAKLAAIAAETVDEILHEILRDSTKLSSIKTAHLPSFIADPILEGLSQQLTKL; this comes from the coding sequence ATGAGCAACCTGAAATTAACTGTCGCCATGAATGGTATGCCTGTAGGAGAATGGCGCAAGCTGGCAAATGGAGCAACCGAATTTCAATATTTTAAGGGTTGGATTGCCTCTGAAAAAGCCCGTGCTATTTCCTTGTCCTTACCCCTTTCAGGCAAGCCTTATCGGGGCGATCAGGTCTATAATTTCTTTGATAATCTCTTGCCTGATAGCGAACTTATTCGTTCTCGTATTCAACAGCGTTTTCAGGTTTCAACCAAACACCCTTTTGATCTGCTTTCGGTTATCGGGCAAGATTGCGTGGGTGCCATTCAGCTCTATCAAGAGGGCAAATCCCGCCCTGTTCGGCGGATTTATGCTGAGCCGCTCTCTGAATCTGAAATTGAATCTTTGTTGAAAAACTATCAATATTCCCCGCTTGGTATGCAAAATCATGAGGATTTTAGGATTTCCTTAGCTGGCGCCCAAGAAAAAACAGCCTTGCTGCTACACAACAATCAGTGGTGCCGCCCCCTGCACACCACGCCCACCAGCCACATTTTCAAATTGCCGATTGGCATGGTGGGGCAAGGCCAGCTAGATCTCTCTAAAAGCTGTGAAAATGAATGGCTTTGCCTCAAATTAATGAAGATGTTTGGCCTGGCTGTGCCTGAAGCAGATATTATGCACTTTGGTGATACTACGGTGCTGGTGGTGAAACGCTTTGACAGGCGTTGGTCTAAAAGAGAATCCTGGCTGGTTCGCCTGCCACAAGAGGACTTCTGCCAAGCCCTTAACATCGCCCCTGCCCGCAAATATGAGAGTGATGGCGGGCCTAGTATGGGGCAGATCTTATCTGTGCTAAACGGCTCTGTGACCCCAGTCGAAGATCGCAAGCATTTTCTCAAGGCTCAGATCGTTTTTTGGCTCTTATGCGCCATTGATGGCCATGCCAAAAACTTTAGCCTTTTCCTTGAACAGGGCAACCGTTACCGCCTAACACCTTTTTATGATGTAATTTCGGCCTATCCCCTGATTAGCGAAAAAACCTTACAAAAGCAAAAAGTAAAAATGGCCATGGCCTGGCAGGGCGAAAATAAGCATTACTTATGGCATAAGATCCAGCCCCGCCATTTTTACTCAACCGCCAAACTGGCAGCCATTGCGGCTGAAACGGTGGATGAAATCCTACATGAAATCCTGCGTGATTCTACCAAGCTCTCCAGTATAAAAACGGCTCACTTACCGAGTTTTATTGCGGATCCGATTTTGGAAGGATTAAGCCAGCAACTTACCAAACTTTAG
- a CDS encoding transcriptional regulator, with the protein MIVTTPKMLAHAIREYRYQDNLSQTDIAKLAGTKQATVSVFENMPESTKLETLFKILMALELELVVQPRPKMNTAANQDELALIVAEPTTNHYQIDDEDW; encoded by the coding sequence ATGATTGTGACCACGCCCAAGATGTTAGCTCATGCCATTCGGGAATACCGCTATCAGGATAATTTATCCCAAACCGATATTGCCAAACTAGCAGGCACCAAGCAGGCAACCGTTTCTGTGTTTGAAAATATGCCTGAAAGCACCAAACTTGAAACCCTGTTTAAGATCTTAATGGCCTTGGAATTAGAATTGGTCGTTCAGCCAAGGCCCAAAATGAATACAGCAGCCAATCAGGATGAGCTGGCTTTGATTGTGGCTGAACCAACCACTAACCACTACCAAATTGATGATGAGGATTGGTAA
- a CDS encoding cysteine--tRNA ligase: protein MLKIYNTLKREKEEFKPIKPNQIGMYVCGVTVYDLCHFGHGRTFVSFDVVVRYLRYLGYEVNYVRNITDVDDKIIKRALENNQTCDELVENMIAEMHKDFDALNILRPDVEPRATQHMPEIIALVEKLIEKGHAYVAEDGDVMFNVESYKNYGALSRQNLEQLQAGARVEIKSVKRNPMDFVLWKMSKANEPSWDSPWGKGRPGWHIECSAMNSKVLGNHFDIHGGGADLMFPHHENEIAQSCCAHGENYVNYWLHTGMLTIDKEKMSKSLGNFFSIRYMLERYDAESLRYFFLTAHYRSLLDYSIENLDLARSALERLYTALRGCDLSAEPQGGQQYVEAFKAAMNDDFNTPGALAVLFELAREVNKLKADKATEADGLAARLKELAGVLGLLQQAPEAFLQAGGDDQEVAEIEALIKQRNEARAAKNWPAADEARNKLTAMGIVLEDGANGTTWRRA, encoded by the coding sequence ATGCTGAAGATTTATAACACCCTAAAACGAGAAAAAGAAGAATTTAAACCGATTAAGCCTAATCAGATCGGCATGTATGTCTGCGGTGTCACAGTTTATGACCTCTGCCACTTTGGCCACGGCCGCACTTTTGTGTCCTTTGATGTGGTGGTGCGTTACCTCCGTTATTTGGGTTATGAGGTGAATTATGTACGTAACATCACCGATGTGGACGATAAGATCATCAAACGTGCCCTAGAGAATAATCAGACCTGCGATGAACTGGTTGAAAATATGATCGCCGAAATGCATAAGGATTTCGATGCTCTCAATATTCTTCGCCCAGATGTAGAGCCACGGGCCACCCAGCATATGCCTGAAATCATCGCTCTGGTTGAAAAACTGATTGAAAAAGGCCATGCCTATGTGGCGGAAGATGGCGATGTGATGTTCAATGTGGAAAGCTACAAAAACTACGGCGCCCTTTCTCGCCAAAACCTTGAGCAGTTACAGGCAGGGGCCAGGGTAGAGATCAAGAGTGTTAAACGCAACCCAATGGATTTCGTCTTGTGGAAGATGTCCAAGGCCAACGAACCAAGCTGGGATTCCCCTTGGGGCAAGGGCAGACCAGGCTGGCATATTGAATGTTCGGCCATGAACAGCAAGGTTTTGGGTAATCATTTTGATATTCACGGCGGCGGAGCGGATTTAATGTTCCCTCATCACGAAAACGAAATCGCCCAATCCTGCTGCGCCCACGGCGAGAACTACGTTAATTATTGGCTACACACAGGCATGCTGACCATTGACAAGGAGAAAATGTCCAAATCCCTAGGCAACTTCTTCTCCATTCGCTATATGCTGGAGCGTTACGATGCCGAAAGCCTGCGTTATTTCTTCTTAACCGCCCATTACCGCAGCCTCTTGGATTACAGCATTGAGAATCTAGATCTAGCCCGTTCCGCCCTAGAACGCCTATACACTGCCTTGCGTGGTTGCGATTTAAGTGCCGAGCCACAAGGCGGCCAGCAATATGTAGAGGCCTTTAAGGCAGCCATGAATGATGATTTCAACACCCCAGGTGCCTTGGCTGTCTTGTTTGAATTGGCTCGGGAGGTCAATAAACTTAAGGCTGACAAGGCAACAGAGGCAGATGGTTTGGCAGCTCGATTGAAGGAGTTGGCTGGTGTCTTAGGCCTCTTGCAACAGGCCCCAGAAGCCTTCTTACAAGCGGGTGGAGATGACCAAGAAGTTGCAGAAATTGAAGCTCTTATCAAACAACGCAATGAAGCCCGAGCAGCCAAGAACTGGCCAGCGGCGGATGAAGCCCGCAATAAGCTCACAGCTATGGGCATTGTGTTAGAAGATGGAGCCAATGGCACGACTTGGCGTAGGGCTTAA
- a CDS encoding methionine synthase encodes MTKLFPQAQPRTKAPFRFDIVGSFLRPETLKQARQQCACGDLSCADLTQIEDAEIAKLVEQQKVVGLHAVTDGEFRRTFWHLDFLAALDGVQEVEAEKFSVQFKHHSVRPKTLKIVDKVGFSDSHPFLEHYRSLQAIAGNHPVKFTIPSPSMLHLISTVREENYQPIARYADNNQQLLDDIADAYKTALEKFYALGCRNLQLDDTSWGELCSEEKRAAYAARGFDLDQLAKDYVYLVNRAIAGRPQDMTVTMHICRGNFRSTWFSSGGYEPVAETLFGSCQVDGFFLEYDSERSGDFKPLRFIKDQQVVLGLITSKDGNLEDKAEIFARIQEASQYVDINQLCLSPQCGFASTEEGNILTEEQQWNKLNFIREIAEEVWGKPQAA; translated from the coding sequence ATGACCAAACTTTTCCCTCAAGCCCAACCCCGTACTAAAGCCCCTTTCCGCTTTGACATCGTTGGTAGTTTCTTACGCCCTGAAACCCTCAAGCAAGCCCGCCAGCAATGTGCCTGTGGTGACTTATCTTGTGCCGATTTAACCCAAATTGAAGACGCTGAAATTGCCAAGCTGGTTGAACAGCAAAAGGTCGTGGGCCTACACGCCGTAACCGATGGCGAATTCCGCCGCACCTTTTGGCATTTGGATTTCTTAGCCGCCCTTGATGGCGTGCAAGAGGTTGAAGCGGAAAAATTCTCGGTACAATTTAAACACCACAGTGTTCGGCCGAAAACCCTGAAAATTGTCGATAAAGTCGGCTTTTCCGATAGCCATCCTTTCTTGGAACACTACCGCTCGCTCCAAGCCATTGCAGGCAACCACCCTGTGAAATTCACTATTCCATCGCCAAGCATGCTGCACCTGATCAGCACCGTGAGAGAAGAAAACTACCAGCCTATCGCCCGCTATGCAGACAATAACCAGCAGCTTTTAGACGACATCGCCGATGCCTATAAAACCGCTCTTGAAAAATTCTATGCCCTGGGCTGCCGTAACCTGCAATTAGACGACACCAGCTGGGGCGAGCTTTGCTCTGAAGAAAAGCGTGCAGCCTATGCTGCCCGTGGCTTTGACCTAGACCAACTAGCCAAGGACTATGTTTACTTAGTCAATCGAGCCATTGCAGGCCGCCCTCAAGATATGACCGTGACCATGCACATCTGCCGTGGCAACTTCCGCTCAACCTGGTTCTCATCAGGTGGTTATGAACCTGTTGCCGAAACCTTGTTTGGTAGCTGCCAAGTAGATGGCTTCTTCTTGGAATACGACAGCGAACGTTCGGGCGATTTCAAGCCACTACGCTTTATTAAAGATCAGCAAGTGGTCCTAGGCTTGATTACCTCAAAAGATGGTAACTTAGAAGACAAGGCAGAAATCTTCGCCCGTATTCAAGAAGCCAGCCAGTATGTGGACATCAACCAACTCTGCCTCAGCCCGCAATGCGGCTTCGCTTCAACCGAAGAAGGCAATATCCTGACCGAAGAGCAGCAATGGAACAAGCTCAACTTCATCCGTGAAATTGCTGAAGAAGTGTGGGGCAAGCCACAAGCGGCCTAA